Proteins from one Neodiprion fabricii isolate iyNeoFabr1 chromosome 5, iyNeoFabr1.1, whole genome shotgun sequence genomic window:
- the LOC124182251 gene encoding serine/threonine-protein kinase tousled-like 2 isoform X1, which translates to MTDNCWNSGGGAGVKMEHFQAALDPRKQELLEARFLGARGAGPNNNASATKNAAVNSTQSPSSVSPNPGRCGQPTALGIDWTRRDNAPPRPDHRNSSSSTSQVQGQLSQMSAGSQIQMAPQSTVNSGQSVHSQDSNMSTGSSHSDKEVDPNTPEKVPRTPSERKRKRKYPPSPQQLLSPQVTTPNSSVAEFSSLMQPPRPHPQPPPPPPPASTQPASSMVSKQVQVRPTNLPRTSQVRQAKTNTPNTELTCQRIQEFETQASSDLELRNNKIDELNRTTEELRHQMANQQKVIEQHKSHINKCIDVVKKLLKEKSNIEKKEARQKCMQNRLRLGQFVTQRVGATFQENWTDGYAFQELARRQEEITLEREEIDKQKKLLLKKRPSNSETGRKRSQPQPSLHNGTEATFLKPDAVPGSYTWQEYYEADEILKLRQSALKKEDADLQLEMEKLERERNLHIRELKRIHNEDQSRFNSHPVLNERYLLLMLLGKGGFSEVHKAFDLKEQRYVACKVHQLNKDWKEDKKANYIKHALREYNIHKALDHPRVVKLYDVFEIDANSFCTVLEYCDGHDLDFYLKQHKTIPEREARSIVMQVVSALKYLNEIKPPVIHYDLKPGNILLTEGNVCGEIKITDFGLSKVMDEENYNPDHGMDLTSQGAGTYWYLPPECFVVGKNPPKISSKVDVWSVGVIFYQCLYGKKPFGHNQSQATILEENTILKATEVQFANKPTVSNEAKSFIRSCLAYRKEERIDVLTLARHEYLQPPVPKHNRQANSQQQQQQQQQQIQQQQQQTSFTTGMFSGMNASSSS; encoded by the exons ATGACTGATAACTGCTGGAACTCTGGTGGTG GCGCTGGAGTCAAGATGGAGCACTTTCAAGCTGCCCTGGACCCCAGGAAGCAGGAATTGCTGGAAGCCCGTTTTCTCGGAGCCAGG GGTGCAGGTCCGAACAACAACGCGTCTGCTACGAAAAATGCTGCTGTTAACAGCACGCAATCCCCATCATCGGTATCGCCGAATCCTGGCAGGTGCGGGCAGCCCACTGCCTTGGGTATAGACTGGACTCGACGCGACAATGCCCCTCCTCGTCCAGATCACAGGAACTCGTCCTCGTCTACGAGTCAAGTCCAGGGTCAGCTATCTCAG ATGTCTGCTGGATCACAAATTCAGATGGCACCCCAATCAACTGTAAACTCTGGTCAGTCGGTTCATAGTCAAGACTCAAACATGAGCACCG GCTCGTCGCATAGTGACAAGGAGGTGGACCCCAATACTCCGGAGAAGGTGCCAAGGACTCCGTCGGAAAGGAAGAGAAAACGCAAG TACCCGCCGTCGCCGCAGCAATTGTTGTCGCCTCAAGTAACGACACCGAATTCTTCGGTGGCGGAATTTTCGTCGTTGATGCAGCCACCGCGACCCCATCCACAGCCTCCACCTCCCCCTCCACCAGCCTCTACACAACCTGCAAGCTCGATGGTCAGCAAGCAGGTGCAGGTAAGGCCTACCAACCTCCCTAGGACAAGCCAGGTCAGGCAAGCGAAGACTAACACCCCAAAT ACGGAGCTTACTTGCCAGAGGATACAGGAATTTGAAACACAAGCGTCTTCAGATCTGGAGttacgtaataataaaattgacgaATTGAACCGA ACTACAGAGGAACTTAGGCATCAAATGGCTAATCAGCAGAAAGTGATTGAGCAGCACAAATCGCATATAAATAAGTGTATAGACGTTGTAAAGAAgttattaaaagaaaaatcaaacatagaaaaaaaagaagctaGACAAAAGTGCATGCAAAATAGACTGAGGCTAGGTCAGTTTGTGACTCAGAGGGTAGGAGCaacttttcaagaaaattggACGGACGGATACGCTTTTCAAGAATTGGCGCGGCGGCAAGAAGAAATAACGttggaaagagaagaaattgaTAAACAGAAGAAATTGCTTCTGAAAAAAAGGCCATCTAATAGTGAGACGGGACGGAAACGGAGCCAACCTCAACCTTCTTTGCATAATGGTACCGAAGCTACGTTTCTGAAGCCGGACGCTGTGCCAGGATCGTATACGTGGCAGGAATACTACGAGGCTGATGAAATACTCAAG CTGAGGCAAAGTGCACTGAAGAAAGAAGACGCAGATCTGCAACTGGAGATGGAGAAGCTTGAACGAGAACGTAACTTGCATATTAGAGAACTGAAACGTATACACAACGAGGACCAATCGCGCTTCAACTCTCATCCTGTACTCAACGAGCGATACCTTTTACTCATGCTATTAGGCAAAGGCGGCTTTAGCGAAGTCCATAAG GCATTTGATCTGAAGGAACAACGCTACGTAGCGTGCAAGGTACATCAACTTAATAAAGACTGGAAAGAAGACAAAAAAGCTAACTATATAAA GCACGCGCTGCGGGAATACAATATACACAAGGCACTAGATCATCCACGTGTTGTTAAATTGTACGACGTGTTTGAGATTGATGCCAACTCGTTCTGTACAGTGTTAGAGTACTGCGATGGTCATGATTTAGACTTCTACCTCAAACAG CATAAAACTATACCGGAGAGGGAAGCGAGATCAATTGTCATGCAGGTTGTTTCTGCACTGAAGTACCTCAACGAAATAAAACCACCTGTCATTCACTACGACTTGAAACCAG gaaatattttattgaccGAAGGAAACGTGTGTGgcgaaattaaaataacagaCTTTGGATTAAGTAAAGTAATGGACGAAGAGAATTATAATCCGGACCATGGTATGGATCTAACCTCTCAAGGGGCTGGTACTTATTG GTATCTGCCACCCGAGTGTTTCGTAGTTGGCAAAAATCCTCCAAAAATATCGTCGAAGGTTGACGTGTGGAGCGTCGGTGTAATATTCTATCAGTGTCTCTATGGCAAAAAG cccTTTGGTCACAATCAGTCGCAAGCAACAATCCTTGAAGAAAATACAATACTAAAAGCGACGGAAGTACAGTTTGCCAACAAACCGACCGTGAGCAACGAAGCTAAG AGCTTCATTAGAAGCTGTCTGGCATATAGAAAAGAAGAACGTATAGATGTGCTGACGTTAGCTAGACACGAATATCTACAGCCTCCGGTACCAAAGCATAACCGTCAGGCAAACagccagcagcagcagcaacagcaacaacaacaaattcagcagcaacaacagcaaacGTCGTTTACCACTGGCATGTTTAGTGGTATGAATGCATCTAGCAGTTCGTAG
- the LOC124182251 gene encoding serine/threonine-protein kinase tousled-like 2 isoform X6, whose product MSAGSQIQMAPQSTVNSGQSVHSQDSNMSTGSSHSDKEVDPNTPEKVPRTPSERKRKRKYPPSPQQLLSPQVTTPNSSVAEFSSLMQPPRPHPQPPPPPPPASTQPASSMVSKQVQVRPTNLPRTSQVRQAKTNTPNTELTCQRIQEFETQASSDLELRNNKIDELNRTTEELRHQMANQQKVIEQHKSHINKCIDVVKKLLKEKSNIEKKEARQKCMQNRLRLGQFVTQRVGATFQENWTDGYAFQELARRQEEITLEREEIDKQKKLLLKKRPSNSETGRKRSQPQPSLHNGTEATFLKPDAVPGSYTWQEYYEADEILKLRQSALKKEDADLQLEMEKLERERNLHIRELKRIHNEDQSRFNSHPVLNERYLLLMLLGKGGFSEVHKAFDLKEQRYVACKVHQLNKDWKEDKKANYIKHALREYNIHKALDHPRVVKLYDVFEIDANSFCTVLEYCDGHDLDFYLKQHKTIPEREARSIVMQVVSALKYLNEIKPPVIHYDLKPGNILLTEGNVCGEIKITDFGLSKVMDEENYNPDHGMDLTSQGAGTYWYLPPECFVVGKNPPKISSKVDVWSVGVIFYQCLYGKKPFGHNQSQATILEENTILKATEVQFANKPTVSNEAKSFIRSCLAYRKEERIDVLTLARHEYLQPPVPKHNRQANSQQQQQQQQQQIQQQQQQTSFTTGMFSGMNASSSS is encoded by the exons ATGTCTGCTGGATCACAAATTCAGATGGCACCCCAATCAACTGTAAACTCTGGTCAGTCGGTTCATAGTCAAGACTCAAACATGAGCACCG GCTCGTCGCATAGTGACAAGGAGGTGGACCCCAATACTCCGGAGAAGGTGCCAAGGACTCCGTCGGAAAGGAAGAGAAAACGCAAG TACCCGCCGTCGCCGCAGCAATTGTTGTCGCCTCAAGTAACGACACCGAATTCTTCGGTGGCGGAATTTTCGTCGTTGATGCAGCCACCGCGACCCCATCCACAGCCTCCACCTCCCCCTCCACCAGCCTCTACACAACCTGCAAGCTCGATGGTCAGCAAGCAGGTGCAGGTAAGGCCTACCAACCTCCCTAGGACAAGCCAGGTCAGGCAAGCGAAGACTAACACCCCAAAT ACGGAGCTTACTTGCCAGAGGATACAGGAATTTGAAACACAAGCGTCTTCAGATCTGGAGttacgtaataataaaattgacgaATTGAACCGA ACTACAGAGGAACTTAGGCATCAAATGGCTAATCAGCAGAAAGTGATTGAGCAGCACAAATCGCATATAAATAAGTGTATAGACGTTGTAAAGAAgttattaaaagaaaaatcaaacatagaaaaaaaagaagctaGACAAAAGTGCATGCAAAATAGACTGAGGCTAGGTCAGTTTGTGACTCAGAGGGTAGGAGCaacttttcaagaaaattggACGGACGGATACGCTTTTCAAGAATTGGCGCGGCGGCAAGAAGAAATAACGttggaaagagaagaaattgaTAAACAGAAGAAATTGCTTCTGAAAAAAAGGCCATCTAATAGTGAGACGGGACGGAAACGGAGCCAACCTCAACCTTCTTTGCATAATGGTACCGAAGCTACGTTTCTGAAGCCGGACGCTGTGCCAGGATCGTATACGTGGCAGGAATACTACGAGGCTGATGAAATACTCAAG CTGAGGCAAAGTGCACTGAAGAAAGAAGACGCAGATCTGCAACTGGAGATGGAGAAGCTTGAACGAGAACGTAACTTGCATATTAGAGAACTGAAACGTATACACAACGAGGACCAATCGCGCTTCAACTCTCATCCTGTACTCAACGAGCGATACCTTTTACTCATGCTATTAGGCAAAGGCGGCTTTAGCGAAGTCCATAAG GCATTTGATCTGAAGGAACAACGCTACGTAGCGTGCAAGGTACATCAACTTAATAAAGACTGGAAAGAAGACAAAAAAGCTAACTATATAAA GCACGCGCTGCGGGAATACAATATACACAAGGCACTAGATCATCCACGTGTTGTTAAATTGTACGACGTGTTTGAGATTGATGCCAACTCGTTCTGTACAGTGTTAGAGTACTGCGATGGTCATGATTTAGACTTCTACCTCAAACAG CATAAAACTATACCGGAGAGGGAAGCGAGATCAATTGTCATGCAGGTTGTTTCTGCACTGAAGTACCTCAACGAAATAAAACCACCTGTCATTCACTACGACTTGAAACCAG gaaatattttattgaccGAAGGAAACGTGTGTGgcgaaattaaaataacagaCTTTGGATTAAGTAAAGTAATGGACGAAGAGAATTATAATCCGGACCATGGTATGGATCTAACCTCTCAAGGGGCTGGTACTTATTG GTATCTGCCACCCGAGTGTTTCGTAGTTGGCAAAAATCCTCCAAAAATATCGTCGAAGGTTGACGTGTGGAGCGTCGGTGTAATATTCTATCAGTGTCTCTATGGCAAAAAG cccTTTGGTCACAATCAGTCGCAAGCAACAATCCTTGAAGAAAATACAATACTAAAAGCGACGGAAGTACAGTTTGCCAACAAACCGACCGTGAGCAACGAAGCTAAG AGCTTCATTAGAAGCTGTCTGGCATATAGAAAAGAAGAACGTATAGATGTGCTGACGTTAGCTAGACACGAATATCTACAGCCTCCGGTACCAAAGCATAACCGTCAGGCAAACagccagcagcagcagcaacagcaacaacaacaaattcagcagcaacaacagcaaacGTCGTTTACCACTGGCATGTTTAGTGGTATGAATGCATCTAGCAGTTCGTAG
- the LOC124182251 gene encoding serine/threonine-protein kinase tousled-like 2 isoform X5, with the protein MGLCREPSWKMSAGSQIQMAPQSTVNSGQSVHSQDSNMSTGSSHSDKEVDPNTPEKVPRTPSERKRKRKYPPSPQQLLSPQVTTPNSSVAEFSSLMQPPRPHPQPPPPPPPASTQPASSMVSKQVQVRPTNLPRTSQVRQAKTNTPNTELTCQRIQEFETQASSDLELRNNKIDELNRTTEELRHQMANQQKVIEQHKSHINKCIDVVKKLLKEKSNIEKKEARQKCMQNRLRLGQFVTQRVGATFQENWTDGYAFQELARRQEEITLEREEIDKQKKLLLKKRPSNSETGRKRSQPQPSLHNGTEATFLKPDAVPGSYTWQEYYEADEILKLRQSALKKEDADLQLEMEKLERERNLHIRELKRIHNEDQSRFNSHPVLNERYLLLMLLGKGGFSEVHKAFDLKEQRYVACKVHQLNKDWKEDKKANYIKHALREYNIHKALDHPRVVKLYDVFEIDANSFCTVLEYCDGHDLDFYLKQHKTIPEREARSIVMQVVSALKYLNEIKPPVIHYDLKPGNILLTEGNVCGEIKITDFGLSKVMDEENYNPDHGMDLTSQGAGTYWYLPPECFVVGKNPPKISSKVDVWSVGVIFYQCLYGKKPFGHNQSQATILEENTILKATEVQFANKPTVSNEAKSFIRSCLAYRKEERIDVLTLARHEYLQPPVPKHNRQANSQQQQQQQQQQIQQQQQQTSFTTGMFSGMNASSSS; encoded by the exons ATGGGGCTCTGTCGTGAACCATCCTGGAAG ATGTCTGCTGGATCACAAATTCAGATGGCACCCCAATCAACTGTAAACTCTGGTCAGTCGGTTCATAGTCAAGACTCAAACATGAGCACCG GCTCGTCGCATAGTGACAAGGAGGTGGACCCCAATACTCCGGAGAAGGTGCCAAGGACTCCGTCGGAAAGGAAGAGAAAACGCAAG TACCCGCCGTCGCCGCAGCAATTGTTGTCGCCTCAAGTAACGACACCGAATTCTTCGGTGGCGGAATTTTCGTCGTTGATGCAGCCACCGCGACCCCATCCACAGCCTCCACCTCCCCCTCCACCAGCCTCTACACAACCTGCAAGCTCGATGGTCAGCAAGCAGGTGCAGGTAAGGCCTACCAACCTCCCTAGGACAAGCCAGGTCAGGCAAGCGAAGACTAACACCCCAAAT ACGGAGCTTACTTGCCAGAGGATACAGGAATTTGAAACACAAGCGTCTTCAGATCTGGAGttacgtaataataaaattgacgaATTGAACCGA ACTACAGAGGAACTTAGGCATCAAATGGCTAATCAGCAGAAAGTGATTGAGCAGCACAAATCGCATATAAATAAGTGTATAGACGTTGTAAAGAAgttattaaaagaaaaatcaaacatagaaaaaaaagaagctaGACAAAAGTGCATGCAAAATAGACTGAGGCTAGGTCAGTTTGTGACTCAGAGGGTAGGAGCaacttttcaagaaaattggACGGACGGATACGCTTTTCAAGAATTGGCGCGGCGGCAAGAAGAAATAACGttggaaagagaagaaattgaTAAACAGAAGAAATTGCTTCTGAAAAAAAGGCCATCTAATAGTGAGACGGGACGGAAACGGAGCCAACCTCAACCTTCTTTGCATAATGGTACCGAAGCTACGTTTCTGAAGCCGGACGCTGTGCCAGGATCGTATACGTGGCAGGAATACTACGAGGCTGATGAAATACTCAAG CTGAGGCAAAGTGCACTGAAGAAAGAAGACGCAGATCTGCAACTGGAGATGGAGAAGCTTGAACGAGAACGTAACTTGCATATTAGAGAACTGAAACGTATACACAACGAGGACCAATCGCGCTTCAACTCTCATCCTGTACTCAACGAGCGATACCTTTTACTCATGCTATTAGGCAAAGGCGGCTTTAGCGAAGTCCATAAG GCATTTGATCTGAAGGAACAACGCTACGTAGCGTGCAAGGTACATCAACTTAATAAAGACTGGAAAGAAGACAAAAAAGCTAACTATATAAA GCACGCGCTGCGGGAATACAATATACACAAGGCACTAGATCATCCACGTGTTGTTAAATTGTACGACGTGTTTGAGATTGATGCCAACTCGTTCTGTACAGTGTTAGAGTACTGCGATGGTCATGATTTAGACTTCTACCTCAAACAG CATAAAACTATACCGGAGAGGGAAGCGAGATCAATTGTCATGCAGGTTGTTTCTGCACTGAAGTACCTCAACGAAATAAAACCACCTGTCATTCACTACGACTTGAAACCAG gaaatattttattgaccGAAGGAAACGTGTGTGgcgaaattaaaataacagaCTTTGGATTAAGTAAAGTAATGGACGAAGAGAATTATAATCCGGACCATGGTATGGATCTAACCTCTCAAGGGGCTGGTACTTATTG GTATCTGCCACCCGAGTGTTTCGTAGTTGGCAAAAATCCTCCAAAAATATCGTCGAAGGTTGACGTGTGGAGCGTCGGTGTAATATTCTATCAGTGTCTCTATGGCAAAAAG cccTTTGGTCACAATCAGTCGCAAGCAACAATCCTTGAAGAAAATACAATACTAAAAGCGACGGAAGTACAGTTTGCCAACAAACCGACCGTGAGCAACGAAGCTAAG AGCTTCATTAGAAGCTGTCTGGCATATAGAAAAGAAGAACGTATAGATGTGCTGACGTTAGCTAGACACGAATATCTACAGCCTCCGGTACCAAAGCATAACCGTCAGGCAAACagccagcagcagcagcaacagcaacaacaacaaattcagcagcaacaacagcaaacGTCGTTTACCACTGGCATGTTTAGTGGTATGAATGCATCTAGCAGTTCGTAG
- the LOC124182251 gene encoding serine/threonine-protein kinase tousled-like 2 isoform X2 produces the protein MTDNCWNSGGGAGVKMEHFQAALDPRKQELLEARFLGARMSAGSQIQMAPQSTVNSGQSVHSQDSNMSTGSSHSDKEVDPNTPEKVPRTPSERKRKRKVDDGVGGVPGGPVGGKGARSVAALDNKKINDYFAKQHPGNSPIRLTGAKSPSPQQGYPMYPPSPQQLLSPQVTTPNSSVAEFSSLMQPPRPHPQPPPPPPPASTQPASSMVSKQVQVRPTNLPRTSQVRQAKTNTPNTELTCQRIQEFETQASSDLELRNNKIDELNRTTEELRHQMANQQKVIEQHKSHINKCIDVVKKLLKEKSNIEKKEARQKCMQNRLRLGQFVTQRVGATFQENWTDGYAFQELARRQEEITLEREEIDKQKKLLLKKRPSNSETGRKRSQPQPSLHNGTEATFLKPDAVPGSYTWQEYYEADEILKLRQSALKKEDADLQLEMEKLERERNLHIRELKRIHNEDQSRFNSHPVLNERYLLLMLLGKGGFSEVHKAFDLKEQRYVACKVHQLNKDWKEDKKANYIKHALREYNIHKALDHPRVVKLYDVFEIDANSFCTVLEYCDGHDLDFYLKQHKTIPEREARSIVMQVVSALKYLNEIKPPVIHYDLKPGNILLTEGNVCGEIKITDFGLSKVMDEENYNPDHGMDLTSQGAGTYWYLPPECFVVGKNPPKISSKVDVWSVGVIFYQCLYGKKPFGHNQSQATILEENTILKATEVQFANKPTVSNEAKSFIRSCLAYRKEERIDVLTLARHEYLQPPVPKHNRQANSQQQQQQQQQQIQQQQQQTSFTTGMFSGMNASSSS, from the exons ATGACTGATAACTGCTGGAACTCTGGTGGTG GCGCTGGAGTCAAGATGGAGCACTTTCAAGCTGCCCTGGACCCCAGGAAGCAGGAATTGCTGGAAGCCCGTTTTCTCGGAGCCAGG ATGTCTGCTGGATCACAAATTCAGATGGCACCCCAATCAACTGTAAACTCTGGTCAGTCGGTTCATAGTCAAGACTCAAACATGAGCACCG GCTCGTCGCATAGTGACAAGGAGGTGGACCCCAATACTCCGGAGAAGGTGCCAAGGACTCCGTCGGAAAGGAAGAGAAAACGCAAGGTAGATGACGGGGTCGGGGGGGTGCCAGGGGGACCTGTGGGGGGCAAGGGGGCTCGCTCAGTTGCTGCGCTGGATAACAAGAAGATCAACGATTACTTTGCCAAACAACATCCAGGGAACAGTCCGATTCGACTTACGGGAGCTAAGAGCCCCTCCCCCCAGCAAGGATACCCCATG TACCCGCCGTCGCCGCAGCAATTGTTGTCGCCTCAAGTAACGACACCGAATTCTTCGGTGGCGGAATTTTCGTCGTTGATGCAGCCACCGCGACCCCATCCACAGCCTCCACCTCCCCCTCCACCAGCCTCTACACAACCTGCAAGCTCGATGGTCAGCAAGCAGGTGCAGGTAAGGCCTACCAACCTCCCTAGGACAAGCCAGGTCAGGCAAGCGAAGACTAACACCCCAAAT ACGGAGCTTACTTGCCAGAGGATACAGGAATTTGAAACACAAGCGTCTTCAGATCTGGAGttacgtaataataaaattgacgaATTGAACCGA ACTACAGAGGAACTTAGGCATCAAATGGCTAATCAGCAGAAAGTGATTGAGCAGCACAAATCGCATATAAATAAGTGTATAGACGTTGTAAAGAAgttattaaaagaaaaatcaaacatagaaaaaaaagaagctaGACAAAAGTGCATGCAAAATAGACTGAGGCTAGGTCAGTTTGTGACTCAGAGGGTAGGAGCaacttttcaagaaaattggACGGACGGATACGCTTTTCAAGAATTGGCGCGGCGGCAAGAAGAAATAACGttggaaagagaagaaattgaTAAACAGAAGAAATTGCTTCTGAAAAAAAGGCCATCTAATAGTGAGACGGGACGGAAACGGAGCCAACCTCAACCTTCTTTGCATAATGGTACCGAAGCTACGTTTCTGAAGCCGGACGCTGTGCCAGGATCGTATACGTGGCAGGAATACTACGAGGCTGATGAAATACTCAAG CTGAGGCAAAGTGCACTGAAGAAAGAAGACGCAGATCTGCAACTGGAGATGGAGAAGCTTGAACGAGAACGTAACTTGCATATTAGAGAACTGAAACGTATACACAACGAGGACCAATCGCGCTTCAACTCTCATCCTGTACTCAACGAGCGATACCTTTTACTCATGCTATTAGGCAAAGGCGGCTTTAGCGAAGTCCATAAG GCATTTGATCTGAAGGAACAACGCTACGTAGCGTGCAAGGTACATCAACTTAATAAAGACTGGAAAGAAGACAAAAAAGCTAACTATATAAA GCACGCGCTGCGGGAATACAATATACACAAGGCACTAGATCATCCACGTGTTGTTAAATTGTACGACGTGTTTGAGATTGATGCCAACTCGTTCTGTACAGTGTTAGAGTACTGCGATGGTCATGATTTAGACTTCTACCTCAAACAG CATAAAACTATACCGGAGAGGGAAGCGAGATCAATTGTCATGCAGGTTGTTTCTGCACTGAAGTACCTCAACGAAATAAAACCACCTGTCATTCACTACGACTTGAAACCAG gaaatattttattgaccGAAGGAAACGTGTGTGgcgaaattaaaataacagaCTTTGGATTAAGTAAAGTAATGGACGAAGAGAATTATAATCCGGACCATGGTATGGATCTAACCTCTCAAGGGGCTGGTACTTATTG GTATCTGCCACCCGAGTGTTTCGTAGTTGGCAAAAATCCTCCAAAAATATCGTCGAAGGTTGACGTGTGGAGCGTCGGTGTAATATTCTATCAGTGTCTCTATGGCAAAAAG cccTTTGGTCACAATCAGTCGCAAGCAACAATCCTTGAAGAAAATACAATACTAAAAGCGACGGAAGTACAGTTTGCCAACAAACCGACCGTGAGCAACGAAGCTAAG AGCTTCATTAGAAGCTGTCTGGCATATAGAAAAGAAGAACGTATAGATGTGCTGACGTTAGCTAGACACGAATATCTACAGCCTCCGGTACCAAAGCATAACCGTCAGGCAAACagccagcagcagcagcaacagcaacaacaacaaattcagcagcaacaacagcaaacGTCGTTTACCACTGGCATGTTTAGTGGTATGAATGCATCTAGCAGTTCGTAG